The Gammaproteobacteria bacterium genome has a segment encoding these proteins:
- a CDS encoding LLM class flavin-dependent oxidoreductase: MDIEIIIGCDMHPRQVAEFAVEAERAGVRTLWHSNLPNGWDPFIGLSQAALATSRIRLGVLALSPYEMHPVRIAYSIISLNELANGRAVIGLGGGGAMALATTDHARGTSLDFGRMRIVRGVREAAEIIWRMSSGAFHWGYEGEVFSVRQPFKMAFMKAPRPTIITCSMGPQMLRMGARIADGVQAGDVTAERLPEVMQEIRAGLAKRRYPAEDFRIGNFWAWHIKKDREASMHEARVGLFARAEVIPPHIGLDHLLGPEEAQLVRDNYRNFLVAGVTGTGRIKGVPPELVQRLIDAVSSSGDFGAIDREVERYRKMERAGLTDLALRVFDEPFEALRTIRERVIPHFV, translated from the coding sequence ATGGACATCGAGATCATCATCGGTTGCGACATGCATCCGCGACAGGTGGCAGAGTTCGCGGTCGAAGCGGAGCGCGCCGGCGTGCGCACACTGTGGCATTCGAACCTGCCGAACGGCTGGGACCCGTTCATCGGGCTGTCGCAGGCGGCGCTCGCCACGAGCCGCATCCGCCTCGGCGTGCTGGCGCTCAGCCCCTACGAGATGCACCCGGTGCGCATCGCCTACTCGATCATCAGCCTGAACGAACTCGCCAACGGCCGGGCTGTCATCGGGCTCGGCGGCGGCGGCGCGATGGCGCTCGCCACCACCGACCATGCGCGCGGCACGAGCCTGGACTTCGGCAGGATGCGCATCGTGCGCGGTGTGCGCGAGGCCGCCGAAATCATCTGGCGGATGTCCTCGGGCGCGTTTCACTGGGGATACGAAGGCGAGGTGTTCAGCGTCCGCCAGCCGTTCAAGATGGCCTTCATGAAGGCGCCGCGCCCGACCATCATCACCTGCTCGATGGGGCCGCAGATGCTGCGCATGGGCGCGCGCATCGCCGACGGCGTGCAGGCGGGCGACGTCACTGCGGAGCGGCTGCCGGAGGTCATGCAGGAGATCCGTGCCGGCCTCGCCAAACGCCGGTACCCGGCGGAGGATTTCCGCATCGGGAATTTCTGGGCCTGGCACATCAAGAAGGACCGCGAGGCATCCATGCACGAGGCGCGCGTCGGGCTTTTCGCCCGCGCCGAGGTGATCCCGCCGCATATCGGCCTCGACCACCTGCTCGGGCCGGAGGAGGCGCAACTGGTGCGCGACAACTACCGTAATTTCCTGGTCGCCGGCGTAACCGGCACCGGCAGGATCAAGGGCGTGCCGCCGGAACTGGTGCAGCGGTTGATCGATGCGGTCAGCTCATCCGGCGACTTCGGCGCGATCGACCGTGAGGTCGAGCGCTACCGGAAGATGGAGCGCGCCGGGCTCACCGATCTCGCACTGCGCGTGTTCGACGAACCGTTCGAGGCGCTGCGCACGATCCGGGAGCGCGTGATTCCGCATTTCGTCTGA